A stretch of DNA from Candidatus Bathyarchaeia archaeon:
GCTTCACATCGAGGTAACTGGATGGCTCGTCGAAAAGGTAGACGTCGGCTTCTCTGCATATCGCAGCGGCTACAGCCACCCTTTGCAGTTCGCCCCCGCTTAAGGCTTCGATTGGCCTGTCCCAAATGTTTTTCAACTCAAGCCTTTCGGCAACATCCTCAAGGATGCCTCGCTCATCCACTTTTCCAAGAAGTTCGCCAACCCTGCCAGAAACAGCCCTTGCAATCTTGTCAACATATTGGGGTTTGTGCACAACTTTTAGTTTGCCCTCGCTCATCCGCTGGAAATAGTCTTGCAGAACTGAACCCCTAAAATACCTTATTAGCTCGTTCCAGCTGGGTGGATCCTCATAATTCCCAAGGTTTGGCTTAACCTCCCCGGAAAGAATCTTCAGCGTCGTCGTCTTTCCTATACCGTTTTTGCCGAGAAGCCCCAAAACAGTGCCCGGTGACGGGGTTGGAAGTCTATAAAGCTTAAAGGTGTTTGGTCCAAATCGGTGGCTGCACTCCTTTTCCAGCTCATCTGGAAGGTTCACTATTGATATGGCGTTGAAGGGACACTTTTTGACGCATATTCCACAGCCAGAGCATAACGCCTCAACAATCAGTGGCTTGGCGTCTTCGAAGCGGATTGCCTCAACATGGCTTCTAACCATTGGGCAAAAGCGTTGGCACTGTTTTCCGCAACGCTTAGGTTTGCACTTATCAGCGTCCAGCACTGCAACGCGTGTCATAGTTTACCAGCAACTATCTAGTTATGTGCTTTTACGTCATAAACATGAGCCTTAAAATCAGATTGCTAGAGTGCTAAAAACTTTTCGGGTTAGAAAGAAAACGAGGGAAACATGAAACTGTTTAGGGTTTTCACCATTCCTCTTCTTCCCACTCTTCTTCTTCCCAATCTTCCTCTTCCCACTCTTCTTCTTCCTCGAACACCATATTCACCTCCACTAACCCAAGGGCTTGGCATACTGAGAGCCTCAAAAGAATGCTTTAAGCATTTTCATTCGACTATTGTCGAGAACCCTTCTTGATGACACGCCACCATTTTAAAAAATTTACTTCAGAATTTTTGCCGTTAATGCGGCTTCAGGCTCCCGCATTTTAGGCTTAAGGTAAGCCCAACACAAATGTGCGGAGTTGTGGGCTGCTCCAATTTCGCCGCGTGTGTCTACGGCGATTAAACCCATAGAATTGTAGGTTCCAGCCATCCGCTCATTAACAAGCCTTATGGCGGCTTCAACAGCCTCTTGGGCAGTTTTGCCGCCCTCCATGTAATTGCAGACGGTCTTCGCAAGGACAAGCCTTATGGCGATTTCGCCAACGCCGGTGGCGGAACAAGCCCCACTCCTATTATCGGCGTAGGTGCCACATCCAATCAAGGGCGAATCGCCAATCCTTCCGGGAATTTTTAATGGGAAGCCGCCGGTGGATGTGGCAGCAGCAACATTTCCATCTAAATCTAAGGCAACAGCGCCAACCGTTTCAAGATCAAAAAGCTCCGGATACCTCTTAACCAGTTCTGCAAGTTTTGGCAGCTCAAACTTGCCATCCAATAGGGCTTGCTTCGCCTGCTCATAATATTTTAAGCGGAGCTCCGTAAGCGGGTTTCGCCTTTCAAGGTTGAACAGTTTTGCGAGTTTTTCTGCTCCATCGCCAACAATGAAAACGTGGTCTGTCTTCTCCATAACTATTCGTGCAAGCCTAACCGGATTCCTAATGTCCCGCAAGAGCCCGGCAGCCCCAGCCCTTAAAGTTTTTCCATCCATAACTGAGGCTTCCATCTCCACAGTCTTCTCTATGGTTAGGCTTGAACCATAACCAGCGTTAAAGACACCTTCATCCTCCATGACGGCTACAGCCTCAACAACGGCGTCGAGGGCGCTTCCGCCATTAGCTAAAATGTCAAAACCAGTTTTGGCAGCCTTCTTCACACCTTCAAGTCCAGGATTGATGCGTTCTGGATGCCAGTTCCCAGCGCCGCCGTGGACAACTATTACTGGTTTTGGCGTTTGCCCTTCCCTCCAGTTTTGGAGGGATAGAGTTTACGCCCATAAATTTAAGCCTAATCCCAAAAAACATCAAAACAGATAAATCCATGTTGTGAAAGTAATAGTTTGGGATGATGTGAGGCGACGGCTAGGAGCCCTTCCAAGCTGTGAAAAGCCAACTAACCTGCACTGACCAAAACTTGTAGCTGGTGGTTGGTGTGCTTAGGGACTTCAACCTTTTAGCCACAACTTCAAGAGGAAATGAGGATGAGGCTTGCTCCGAGCTTTGGTATTTGCTGGGCGAGATTGGCGACTCAGCGCCCATCGTGGACAAGACTGGAGTGGCTGGTTTAATTGCCGCGAAAACGGCTTTCAACCCCTTCGAGGTTATTGAAAAGTTTAGGCAGATTCTCCGAGAACGTCCTTACGAGTTTCGCTATATGCTGCGCATAATTCCAATAGAGAAGGTTATCCGCACAGACCTTGGAGAAATCCAGCGGGCAGCCACAGAATTAAGCTCAAAAATTGGCAAAAACGAAACTTTTAGGATTACTGTTGAGAAGCGCTTCATAGAAACCTCAACAAGGGACATTATTGAGGCGGCAGCCGCCAATATTGAACGCAAAGTGGACTTAAACAAGCCCGATAAGATTCTCTTAATCGAAGTTATTGGCGGGTTGACGGGGCTTTCGGTGATTAAGCCAGAAGACATCCTATCAATTGTGAAGGAGAAAGTGCTTTAGCGCTCGGTTGCCAAGAGCGCCACACGCTCAATAACAAGGTTAACTAGGGCTTGCATTAGGTCGTTTCCCTTTACGATAGCCTCAAGCTCTGCGTCTGATATTTCGAAGGCTTCTCGAATAACCCCAATTTTCTCCCGTGAAAGCTCCAGAACAGCGTCGTCACGCCGCCCACCAACAACATTTGATATGACTTGTAAGGCTGTTTCCACATCCTCAGTCTTTTCACCCACAACAAGAACCGCAATCGCCTCACAGTTGGGTTTTATTCCGAGAAGGCTCATGGCTTTTCGAATTTGACGCTGTGCAGAAGCGTAAAGAAGCATTTCCACGGCTAGGCTTTTTGAAATGTTAATGCCGTTTTTGAAGGCGTTTATGGCGTTTAAAGCTGCAAAATACAAGTGCTGCCAAGTAACCACAAGCCAAGCGTCGAAAAACTGGGCTTCCACATTTTTTGCCAAACATTTCCTAACAGTTTCAAGAAAGTCTTCAACGTCTGCTATTTTCACATCTCTGAAGCCGGCAATAGCTACATACTTGCCAAACTCTTCGATGTGTTTCAGCAAGCCCCTTCTTCCTCGCTAATCTCCTTTAGGAAATGGTTAACAAGCCTTTGGGACAAGCCAGCCTTCACGAGTTTCTCCACTTCCTTTTCAATGGGCTTTCCTTGTTCCTTGCATTTTTTGACTATTTTTCTTATGGTTTCCTTTATTTCCCATGGGAAGACTATCCATCGGCTTGTTTCCCTAGCGTAGTAGTCCGGCTTTATTATGCTCCATGGTTTGAGGTAGACGGCGGCAATCCTAACCTCGGCGGCGCCCTCCTTTTGCAAGTGCCCCTTTATGAGTTGGAGACTTTTGCCGGTGTCAGCCACCTCGTCCACAACAAGCACCTTTTTGCCAGCAACCTTCACGGAAACAGGCTGCGTTAATGTCGGCGCCCCCTTTGTTTCAGCCACACCAACATAAAATTCAACCTTAACATTGGCAAGGTTTGGATTCTCTAAAAGGTCTGATAAGACTCTTGCTGGGGGCCATCCGCCACGGGAAACGCCAACAATTATGTCTGGCTTGAAGTTGTCTTTCTTTATCTTTTCTGTTATTTTCATGAGCATTCTATAAATTTGGTTCCATTTTGGCGCTTCAAACTCAAGCTCTTGCTGTGTCAAGCCTTTTCTCCACCAGTTTTTCAGCGTGGTTAAGAGTTTGGATTTAAAGCCGATTTTAGCTTTTCTAAAAAGGGCTGAGTTTGCTGATAACTTTAATTAGGCTCTAGCGGTGATAGAAGGGGGAGGGCGGCGAAATCATTGAGGGAAATTATTGAATGTGTTCCAAATTTCAGCACTTCAGACCCGAAGGTTGTTGAGCAAATCCTTAACGAGCTTAAAACAACCAAAAAAGCGTTTTTGCTTGATTACACCTTTGACAATTATTACAACCGGCTTGTGGTCTCCTTCGTTGGTGATAGGCGTTCCGTGCTTGAAGCCATGTTAAAAATGGCTTTTAGGGCTGTGGAGCTTATTGACATGCGAACCCATAAGGGGCAACACCCACGAATAGGCGCGGTTGACGTTGTCCCATTCATACCGATAAAAAACGCCACAATGGAAGATTGCATAAGGCTGGCGAGAAAGTTTGGCAGAACATTGGCTCAAGAACGCGGTGTGCCAGTCTACCTTTACGGCGAGGCTGCCACAAAACCAGAAAGAAGAGATTTGGACTGGATACGGGAAGGCGAATACGAGAGGCTGGAGGAAATGATGGCGAAGCCCGAACGCAAACCAGACTTCGGTCCAGCCAAGCCCCACCCAACTGCTGGAGCCACAATAACTGGCGCCCGCAAGGTTATGGCTGGATTCAACGTCAACCTTGGAACATCAGACCTAAAAATTGCAAAGAAGATAGCGAAGGCTTTGCATTCGAAGAAGGGTGGACTGGCAAACGTTAAGGCTATGGCGGCTTATATACCAGAAAAGAACATAACACAGATTGGGATGAGTATAAGTGATTTTGAGGCAACGCCCCTATACCGTGTTTTTGAACTGGTTAAAATTGAGGCTGAACGCTACAACGTGCCAGTCATAGGCTCAGAGTTTTGTGGAATGGCGCCTTTAAAGGCGATAGTTGATGTTGCGTCCTACTACTTAAAAATTGACAACCTCACGGTTGATAGAGTGTTAGAAGTGGCTATTCAAAACGCCACTGAGAAGGGAGGAAAATTTGAGTAAGGCTAGAACAGGTAAAACGGCTGTCAAGGAAAAAGCTGACACACTTATTGTTAATGCCAGCGAGCTTGTGACACTAGCTGGCGACAATGAGAAGCCTAAAACTGGTAAAAGAATGCGGGAACTCGGAATAATCAAGAATGGATGTGTAGCCATAAGAGATGGCAAAATATTGGCTGTCGGGAAAACCTCGGAGATAAGGAAGAATTTTAGGGCTGAAGACATAGTGAATGCCAGCGGAAAAACAGTTTTGCCAGGCTTTGTTGATCCCCATACGCATTTGGTGTTTGCTGGCTCAAGGGAAGACGAGTTCCAAATGAGGATTGAGGGCGCCTCTTATATGGAAATTCTGAAGGCTGGCGGTGGCATATTGAAAACTGTTAGGGAAACCAGAAAAGCCAGCCTTGACGAGCTTTTGGGCTTTGGTTTAAGCACTTTGGATGTTATGCTACGATATGGCACAACAACAGTTGAGGCGAAGAGTGGATATGGATTAACAAAAAGGGATGAATTGAAGATTTTAGAAGTTATCAAGCGTCTAAACCAGCTTCACGCCGTTGATGTTGTCCCCACATTTATGGGAGCCCACGCCATCCCAGCCGAATACGCAGGCAATCCAGAAGAGTATGTCAGCTTGGTAATTGACGAAATGATTCCAGCTGTTGCAGAGAAAAAGCTGGCGAAATTCTGCGACGTTTTCTGCGAGAGAGGAGTCTTCAACCTAGAACAAACAAGAAAAATTCTCATAGCAGCCAAAAAACATGGCTTAGGGCTTAAGGTGCACGCTGACGAGATGAGCCAGCTGGGCGGGGCTGAACTTGCAGCCAGCCTTGAAGCAGTTTCAGCCGAGCACTTGTTGTTCGCTTCTGACGTTGGACTTAAGGCTATGGCTGAAAAGAGCGTGATCGCCGTTCTGCTTCCAGCGGCAGCCTTCAGCCTCATGGCTGGGCGTTTCGCCGACGCCCGTAAAATGATTGATTATGGTGTTCCAATAGCCTTGGGAACAGATTTTAATCCAAGCTGTTGGGTTGAAAACCAGCAGCTTGTTATAGCCTTTGCATGCCATTTTATGAGGATGACGCCAGCCGAAGCCATAACCGCAGCCACGATTAACGCGGCGCATGCCATTGGAAGAGCCAGCGAAATTGGCAGCCTAGAAGTTGGCAAGAAGGCAGACATAGTGATTTTGAATGTGCCCAACCATGTTTTTCTCGGCTACCGCTTCGGCGTAAACCTCGTGGATAAAGTAATAAAAAATGGTAGAACGGTTGTTGACGAGGAAACCTCCATAGCCGAGGCAGCAAAACTCTTCAGCAAAGAATTAGAGTAACCTTCAGCCACATATTTCTTGTTAAGGGTGAAAATTCCTTGTTGAAGCTGGAAAAACCCATAAAATGCTTAACCGGACCTGAACTGCACTGTAAGAACTGGCAGATTGAAGGCATCTTGCGCATGCTCTTCAACGTTGTCGACCCGGAAGTGGCCAAAGACCCTGAAAGACTGATTGTTTATGGCGGCACCGGCAAGGCTGCCCGCAACTGGGAGTGCTTTGAAAAAATTGTCGAAACCCTCATTGAGCTTGAGCCAGACGAAACCATGCTCATTCAAAGCGGCAAGCCAGTAGCTGTCTTCAAAACCCACGAGTGGGCGCCCCGAGCCATAATAGTGAATGCCATGCTTGTGCCAAAATGGGCAACATGGGACTACTTCTACGAGCTGGAGCAGAAGGGCTTAATCATGTTTGGGCAGATGACCGCCGGCTCATGGGCTTACATTGGAACGCAAGGCATCCTTCAAGGCACATATGAGACCATGGCGGCGGTGGCCCGCGAACACTTCGGCGGAACCCTCCGCGGCAGACTCGTCTTAACGGCTGGTTTAGGCGAGATGGGGGGAGCCCAACCCCTAGCTGTAACCATGAACGAGGGCGTCGCTCTAGTGGTGGAAATAGACAAACGCGCAATTGATAGACGCATAAGACATGGTTACTTGGAAACATGGACAGACGATTTAGACGAAGCCGTAAAAATGGCTTTAGAAGCCAAACGTGAAGGCACCCCGAGAAGTATAGGCTTATTGGGTAACGCGGCTGAAGTGCACCCAGAACTATTGAAAAGGGGAATAATACCAGACGTGCTAACAGACCAAACCAGCGCCCACGACCCTTTGAATGGCTATTATCCAGCTGGACTTTCAAAGGAGGAAGCCGACGAACTCCGCAAAAACAACCCAGAGGAATATCTGCGAAGGGCCAGCCAAAGCATGCGCACCCAAGTGGAAGCCATGGTCAAAATGATGGAAAAAGGCGCGGTAACCTTCGAATATGGCAATAATCTGCGCCAGCAAGCCTACAACGCCGGATTCAAAGAAGCCTTCGCTTATCCTGGCTTTGTTCAACGCTATATTAGGCCAATGTTCTGTGAAGGTCGTGGACCCTTCCGCTGGACGTCTCTAGTGGGGAGTGCTGAAGACATATACACGTTGGACGATGTTATTTTGAAGGAGTTCTCCTATAACAAAGAGCTCTGCCGGTGGATACAGAAGGCAAGGGAGCAAGTTAAGTTTCAAGGGTTGCCAGCCCGCGTCTGCTGGTTGGGCTTCGGAGAAAGAGCCCGCTTCGGAAAAATAATGAACGACATGGTGGCAAGCGGTAGGCTTTCTGGTCCCGTATGGATTGGGAGAGACCACTTGGACGGCGGAAGTGTCGCCTCGCCGAACCGTGAAACAGAGGGCATGATGGATGGAAGCGACGCCATAGCCGACTGGCCCATACTTAATGCATTGTTGAATGCTGTTGCTGGCGCCACATGGGTAAGCGTCCACCACGGCGGGGGCGTCGGCATAGGCTATAGTATACATGCTGGCATGTGCTTGGTGGCTGACGGAACAAAAGAGGCTGAAAAACGCATAGTAACCGTACTCACAACAGACCCTGGAACAGCTATAGTTAGGCACGCAGACGCTGGCTATGAAAAGGCGAAGAAAATAGCAAGGGAAAAGGGCATTAAAATGCCCATGCTGAAATAGACATTGGAGAGTGTTGCTTTATGGCGGTTTTCCTCCTGGACATGTGGACGGTTGCTAAGGGTAAGGAAGCGGAAAACGAGGATGTTGTAAAGCAGATTCTCCAATATGGAGGCAAGCATCATGAAACCCTCCAGCTTGTCAAGTCTCTACGTTGTTTTAGGCAAAGTATAGGTGGAAAGCCTCCAGGAAAATTCGTCCTAGTAACAGAGTTTGCAAGCCTACATGAAATGGAGGAATCTTTCAAAAAAATTAGGGAAGACAGCGAATGGAGGAAAATAGAGCGCAAGTGGAGGGAAGTTATGGACCATACATCTTCGGAAAGCCTACTATGGTCCGACGTTTTCAGAGAACTGTGGAAAGAAAAATAGTTATGGGAAAGTTTTGGGTTTACTCGAACTCTGATGTTTCTTTGGGTTTCTCTTTTTCCTTTTCCTTCTCCTTCTCGATGCCCTTCGCTGCTATTACATCGTCAATCTTCAGTATCATGTTTGCCGCTTCTGTGGCAGACTTAACAACTTGAAGCTTAACCCGTAATGGTTCTACAACGTTTAGTTCCAGCATGTCCCTAATCTTGCCAGTGAAGACGTCGACGCCGAAGGACGGCGATGAAGCGCTTTCATGGGCTGCCCTTAATGCGACCATGATGTCAACGGGGTCTAAGCCAGCATTTTCAGCCAGAGTTAGCGGTATAGACTCGACAGCATCGGCGAAAGCTTCTATGGCTAGTTGTTCGCGCCCGCCAACCTTTACGGCGTAGTCTCTTAGCTGTTTTGCCACCTCGGCTTCTGGTGCTCCGCCACCAGGCACAATTTTTCCGTCTTCAATGGCGTTTCTGACAACGCACAAGGCGTCGTGCAGTGAGCGTTCAGCCTCGTCGACCACGTGTTCCGTTCCGCCCCTAACTACTATTGTGACAGCCTTTGGATTCTTGCACTCCCTTATGTAGACGAGTTTGTCTTCGCCTATCTTGACTTCTTCGACGAGTTTTGCCTCTCCAAGCACTTCTGGCGTTAAGTCTTTCACGCTGGCGACAATTTTGCCGCCAGTTGCCCTCGCCAGCTTCTCCATGTCGCTGCTGCTAATGTTTTTAACTGCCAATATGCCCCTCTTGGCGAGGAAGTGCAGCGCCACATCGTCTATGCCCTTCTCACAAAGCACAACGTTAGCGCCTGCCTCTGCAATTTTGTCCACCATCTCACGGAGCATGCGCTCCTCCTCATCTAAGAAGAGCTTCATCTGCTCTGGGCTTTCAATGTTTATTTTCGCGTCAAACTCCGTCTTTTCAATCTCCAGCTTAGCGTTCAAAAGCGCAATCTTCGCGTTATGAACTATCTTTGGCATCTGTGGGTGAGCCACTTCCTTGTCTATAACCATACCCTTGACAAGCTCTGTTTCTTCTAGGCTTTTGCCGTGCTTCTTCAAAATCTTGATTAGGTCAATGTCAGCCTTAAGCTTGCCATCCTTTTCCTCAGCAACTTGTTTTACGGCTTCAACAGCCAGCTTCGCAAAGTGGTCTTTTGCAGCGGCGATTCCCTTGCTGCCCATTGCTGTTATTGCAACATCCATAAGCCTCTTTTCATCGTTTATGCTGACTGGTAGCGCCATCTTCTCCAAAACCTCACGGGCTTTTTCGCTGGCTTTCTTGAAACCCTCAATTATTATTGTCGGGTGGATGTTCTGGTCTAAGAGCTCCTCCGCTTTCGCCAGAAGCTCTCCTGCTAGGACAGCGGCTGTGGTTGTTCCGTCGCCAACCTCGTTGTCCTGGGCTTTAGCAACCTCCACAAGCATCTTAGCGGCCGGATGCTGAACGTCAATTTCCTTCAATATTGTTGCGCCGTCGTTGGTTATTGTGACGTCGCCAAAGCTGCTTACAAGCATTTTATCCATGCCCTTAGGTCCCAAAGTCGTTTTAACAAGCTCCGCTATTATCTTGGCCGCCATAATATTGTTTCTTTGAGCTTCCCTTCCAGTTGTTCTCCCAGTTCCTTCCTTCAACACTAAAACAGGGACCGTTCCAGAGGGTATGGCCGCCATACACCATCACCCCCTTCATCCAGTTTTTGTGTTAGTAGGAGGCAGCAAATCACCGAAAAAATTTACTTCTATATAAACTTTTCTAAACGCTTGCCTTAACAATTCTATAACCAGAAGCCTTCCTAAGCCTATTCATAACAGCTAAACCTAAACCCTCAGTCGGCACACCCTCAGCTATAATTACATTAACGCCTTCAACATCAAACTCCCTTAAAAGCCTAAAAAGGTTCTTCGCAACCACGTCGAGGCGGCTTCTGCTCCCAAGGGACTTCACAACATCAGCCCTATAAAGGCTGGCGGTCTCATCCGTAGCTAAAACGCCAACCTTCATGTTCTGCCTTTTATAACGATTCACCAGTTCCGCAACCTTTTTGACGGTGGCTGAAAGCTCACCTTCAACAACAATTAACTTTGCCTTTGGAGCATAGTGCCTATGCTTCATCCCAGGCGAACGCGCCTTCTCAACCATCAACTTCTTCTCCGCAACAGCAACTGGATGCAGCTCAACCTTCCCAATAACAGCCTCCAACGCCTCGCGGGGCGTCCCCCCTGGACGAAGTATCTGGGGTGGGTCAACAGTCATGTCCAAAACTGTGGATTCCACGCCAATCCTCGTTGGGCCAGCATCCAAAACAGCGTCTATCCTCCCATCAAGGTCTTCAAGAACATGCTCAGCTGTCGTTGGACTAGGCTTCCCAGCAAGATTCGCGCTTGGAGCGGCAATGGGGCAGCCGCACTCCCTGATCAGGGCCAAGGCCACATTATGTTTTGGCATCCTAACTGCTATAGTGTCCAAGCCAGCCACAGTCACATTCGGCACAATACTGGAACGCTTAAAAACCAGTGTTAAGGGGCCGGGCCAAAAGGTTTTCATCAAAATTTCGGCTTTGGCTGGAACCTCCTTAACAAGTTTATAGACATCTTCGAATTTTCCAACATGGACTATCGGGGGGTTATCCAGCGGACGCCTCTTAGCCTTAAAAAGTGCTAAAACAGCCTTGGCATTTAATGCGTCGGCTCCTAAGCCATAAACCGTTTCTGTTGGAAAGGCTACTAATCCGCCATTTCTTATGATGCAGGCTGCTTCATGTATAATTTTGGCTTCTGGATTTTCAGGGTTAACCTTAAACACTATAGTCTTCTTCATAGGTTTCAGCCGTTTTATCGCTTTAAAATAGATTAAACTTACTTAAACACGTTTAGAAAGAGGGACGAAGCCTAAATTACACTACATAGTAGTCTATGACTTTCTTCATGCTTTTTGGTGCGGCTTGTCTCATGGCAAGTTGTTTAAGGATTTTTATCATTTGGGGTTGGAAGCGGGCTATATCCGTTAAGGTTACAAGCCCCACTAGGCGCTTTCCGTCAACCACTGGCAACTTCTTAATCTTCATTTGAAACATCAATTTTACCGCTTCTTCCAGCTCCATGTTTGGCTCCACAACAACAAGCGGGCTTGACATTACATCCTTAACCTTCGTTTTGTTTACGTCTTTGGCTTCGGCGACAACTCTTTTCAAAAGGTCTCTTTCAGTTAGTATGCCGACAGCTTTTCCCTTCCGGACAGCTATTAGGCAGCCAATCTCAAACTTGTTCATAACCTCGGCGGCCTCTTTGACTGTTGATTCCTCGTCTATGGTTATGACCTCTCTAACCATTACATCCTCGACTTTAAGAGAGAGTGGGCTTTCCTCTTTCGTTGATTCTTCCTCGTTTTCCACAATGTCACCAAATTTCCTATTCTGAAACCCACATATATAATTTGACGCGTTGGCAAATAGACGCTTCAGTGTCCAAGCAGTTTCCGCGTCAGCTCCTCAACACGTTTACTTGCGGGTATTCTAGCCCTTTCAAACTTCTCTTTCGGCTTTGTTAAGGGTCTGGTGGCGTCCAAACCCATTTTTGAGGTTAAACCTGTTTCCTGATTTGCCGAAGAATCCAGTGTTGAGCCTCTGGCATTCTCTATTATGAGCAGGTCTTCCGATGCTTGGAAGCGGGTGGCAATAGCCCATTCCACATCCGCCATGTCAAAAATGTCGATGTCTGAATCCACAACAACGGCGTGTTTAAGGCTTGGATGAGCCGCAAAAGCAGCCAACAGGGCGTTTTTCCCATCACCGTCAAGTTGTTTTTCAATGGATATTATAGCATGGAGCCACCCGCCACCGCCAACTGAAAGGTTCACAGCCTTAACCCTAGGGACAACCTTTGAAACAGCCTCATAAATTGAGGCTTCATGGGGAAGCCCCATCAAAAGCCTATGCTCCGACCCAGATGGCAAAAGCGCCTGATAAATGTAGTCGTCACGGTGCATCACATTAACAATTTCAACAACAGGCTGCTTACGCTCAATATCGTATGTTCCGGTAATATCCACCAGTGGTCCTTCAGGCACCTCCTTTGAGGCTGAAATCCTCCCTTCCAAGACAAGTTCCGCGTCCGCAGGGGCATAGGCATCTACATACTTACCCCTCACAAGCTCAAGTTTCCCATCCAACAGCGTATTCGCCACATCAAACTCATTTACCCCGAAAGGCACTGGTGAGGAAGCCGCCAACATGACTGCCGGATGAACACCGATGGAAATTGCCACGTCCAAGTCAACCTCCGCTTCCCTAGCCATCTGCCACAATTTATAGAGGTGCCTAGGAACTAGGCGTATTGCCAAATGCTTCTCGTCCAAAAGCTGTAAACGGTGGATGGACACGTTCTCGACGGTTCCATCGAGGCTTTTCGCGTGAATAACAGCAGAAGTTATGTAGGGACCAGCATCCCTCTCAAAATGGGTCAAGATTGGAATCCTTAGCAGGTCTGGTTCCTCAATAACCTCTTTGACAGCGCCATCCTCGACGATTTTTGGCTTCTGCGGATGGCGCCATGCCTCCAATAGTCTTTGATAAAGCCCCTCCGGTTCAACGCCTAATGCTCCGCAGATGCGCTTCCTTGTCCCACAGACGTTTGCCACAATCTTTGTTTTGGAGCCTTCAACGTTTTCAAACATTAGAATTGGGCCGTTGTCGAAGGCTTTCATGATGTAGGAGATTTCAAAGTTTGTGGAAACCTCTTCTTTTATATGCAGTATTTCGCCCTTCTCCTCCATCTGTGCCAGAAAAGCTCTTAAGCTCATGTTAGGCTTCCCTCGCGGCTTTCTAAACCCTCCACCTTTGACTCTGTTATGGTAACCCTTTCAATAAGCCTTTTGAAGATAGCTTGCGCCTGCATTTCGTCCATTTTCTCCAAGTATACTGAAACTATGGCTATTTTGCCCCTTTTTGAAGCCAAGTATTCGGCGAACATGCGGGCTGAAATAACGTTTCTATTGCCAAGAATAACTGAAGAAGAAGGCAGTCCAGGAGTGTCTGGAGGTTTAGGTATGGCTATGGCTAATGTTCCAAGCCTATCCTCATTCTCGCTTAAAAGTATCAAGCAAGAGTTTTTTGTCTCGAGGTAAACGGCGAGAAAGTGGATGTTCTGCTCAACCAACTCATCCTTAATAACCTTGGCTCGCTCCATCTCAAACTCTCCAATGTATTTATAGCTTTACGTATTCACTATTTATTACTTTCAAAAAGGACAGGCGACAATGGACAAGAAAAGAGCGGAAAAAATTCTTCAAATCCTAAGGGAAAATTTCACCTTGCCAAGATGGGTTTCTGCAGACCACAACCCATTCGAAACCTTGATCATAACGATAATTTCCCAGAACACTTCCGACAAAAACACGGAAAAAGCCTTCGCAAAACTTTCAGAAGCCTTCCCAATAACCCCAGAGGCATTGGCAAACGCAGAAATAAGCGAAATTGAGGAATGCCTAAGAGTTGCTGGACTATATAGGAATAAGGCTAGAATAATAAACCAAGTCTCAAAGATCA
This window harbors:
- a CDS encoding isoaspartyl peptidase/L-asparaginase, producing MVVHGGAGNWHPERINPGLEGVKKAAKTGFDILANGGSALDAVVEAVAVMEDEGVFNAGYGSSLTIEKTVEMEASVMDGKTLRAGAAGLLRDIRNPVRLARIVMEKTDHVFIVGDGAEKLAKLFNLERRNPLTELRLKYYEQAKQALLDGKFELPKLAELVKRYPELFDLETVGAVALDLDGNVAAATSTGGFPLKIPGRIGDSPLIGCGTYADNRSGACSATGVGEIAIRLVLAKTVCNYMEGGKTAQEAVEAAIRLVNERMAGTYNSMGLIAVDTRGEIGAAHNSAHLCWAYLKPKMREPEAALTAKILK
- a CDS encoding THUMP domain-containing protein, coding for MVGVLRDFNLLATTSRGNEDEACSELWYLLGEIGDSAPIVDKTGVAGLIAAKTAFNPFEVIEKFRQILRERPYEFRYMLRIIPIEKVIRTDLGEIQRAATELSSKIGKNETFRITVEKRFIETSTRDIIEAAAANIERKVDLNKPDKILLIEVIGGLTGLSVIKPEDILSIVKEKVL
- the cgi121 gene encoding KEOPS complex subunit Cgi121, which gives rise to MLKHIEEFGKYVAIAGFRDVKIADVEDFLETVRKCLAKNVEAQFFDAWLVVTWQHLYFAALNAINAFKNGINISKSLAVEMLLYASAQRQIRKAMSLLGIKPNCEAIAVLVVGEKTEDVETALQVISNVVGGRRDDAVLELSREKIGVIREAFEISDAELEAIVKGNDLMQALVNLVIERVALLATER
- a CDS encoding phosphoribosyltransferase, which translates into the protein MTQQELEFEAPKWNQIYRMLMKITEKIKKDNFKPDIIVGVSRGGWPPARVLSDLLENPNLANVKVEFYVGVAETKGAPTLTQPVSVKVAGKKVLVVDEVADTGKSLQLIKGHLQKEGAAEVRIAAVYLKPWSIIKPDYYARETSRWIVFPWEIKETIRKIVKKCKEQGKPIEKEVEKLVKAGLSQRLVNHFLKEISEEEGAC
- the ftcD gene encoding glutamate formimidoyltransferase, translated to MREIIECVPNFSTSDPKVVEQILNELKTTKKAFLLDYTFDNYYNRLVVSFVGDRRSVLEAMLKMAFRAVELIDMRTHKGQHPRIGAVDVVPFIPIKNATMEDCIRLARKFGRTLAQERGVPVYLYGEAATKPERRDLDWIREGEYERLEEMMAKPERKPDFGPAKPHPTAGATITGARKVMAGFNVNLGTSDLKIAKKIAKALHSKKGGLANVKAMAAYIPEKNITQIGMSISDFEATPLYRVFELVKIEAERYNVPVIGSEFCGMAPLKAIVDVASYYLKIDNLTVDRVLEVAIQNATEKGGKFE
- the hutI gene encoding imidazolonepropionase; protein product: MSKARTGKTAVKEKADTLIVNASELVTLAGDNEKPKTGKRMRELGIIKNGCVAIRDGKILAVGKTSEIRKNFRAEDIVNASGKTVLPGFVDPHTHLVFAGSREDEFQMRIEGASYMEILKAGGGILKTVRETRKASLDELLGFGLSTLDVMLRYGTTTVEAKSGYGLTKRDELKILEVIKRLNQLHAVDVVPTFMGAHAIPAEYAGNPEEYVSLVIDEMIPAVAEKKLAKFCDVFCERGVFNLEQTRKILIAAKKHGLGLKVHADEMSQLGGAELAASLEAVSAEHLLFASDVGLKAMAEKSVIAVLLPAAAFSLMAGRFADARKMIDYGVPIALGTDFNPSCWVENQQLVIAFACHFMRMTPAEAITAATINAAHAIGRASEIGSLEVGKKADIVILNVPNHVFLGYRFGVNLVDKVIKNGRTVVDEETSIAEAAKLFSKELE